The genomic region ttttactttgaaGACCCTTTCCCTAAACTGTGGCAGTACTTTAATTCATATCTTTAGATACTTTATTTTGAAACGGACTGAGTGTACTGAAAATGAAGAAGTGGCATTTTATGTCTGGCTAACTCCAGCTCTGGAGGAGGATGGGGTGAAGCAATCTTTTTGCAATGTCACCTTCCATTGAGGTTAAGGTTTTGTTAATTTAGTGAAGATAAAATGACACATATTTGACTATATCACTTCAGCTTAATGAATTTATCATTGtcttaatatgtatataaaataaatcaatttttaaaatattcaaagtatTATTGTGACtccattatttttctgctttgctAACATatgcattataattttaaaacacttttgcaACTTTAGTAGATGTAAAGTGCTatgtcaaggttttttttttttttttttttttcacaaatgagGTCTTTTATTAGTCGCCGTTAAAAGTCTGATTTTTAAACAGATTCCTGGACTGGTGGCTCATATCCATCAGCTCGTTCAACTTTAGCACCTGTCTCGTCCCCAGTAGCTTTTCCAGAACTACTGCCTTCACCATGTAGCTCCATGAGTTTTCCCAATTCAAACCTGGGCTTCTTcagcatttttacttttctaacaaAGACATCATGGAGTGGATAAATAGATTGGCAGGCCTTTTCTATGTCTTTTCCAATGCTGTCTGGAATCAATTTATTGACCACCTCTTTCAAGTCATTTGTCTGCACCTCTCGGGTCATGATTTCCATCATCTTCTTGCGGATCTGGCGGACCTGCTGGTGCTGGGCATAAGAGGTCTTCCGAATCTGATTGTTGCGTTTTTTAGTAAAACCCACACAGAAGAGACGAAGCAAATATCCATCGGTAGTCTTGACATCAACGTGAGCTTCAATCATGGTCTGCCATTTTTTGACCATGGAGCACATTTTGTCACGGGTAAGATCCATGCCATGGAAATTAGTCAGGCAGTTTTTGCCCTGAACATCCTCAGTAATAAGCTTGAATTTTCTAAATGCAACTTCATCGTTCTGCAGATCAGCAAGGCTCACTTCAAACACACGACCCTTGAGGCCATCAGATGCGATTTTGGTTCCTTGAGTTCTTGTGACTAGTGTTTTCCCAATATTTCTTATATTGAACATAGCTGGTGCTTTCACATCATACCAATCTTTCTTAGAAAATGGGTCAACCACTTTCTTCTTGGCTCCCTTTTTACCGCCTTTCGTAAGGCGCTTATTCTTTCCGACCGCCATATTGCTGCTCCGAGAGCCAAAAGGGCTGAAGTTAAACTCGCCTgtcaaggttttttaaaaaattaaagtataattgatttatgatattatattagttctaggtgtacaacataatgattcaatatttttcaaagttgttttaagtttaaaatgtttgATTTTCAAGGACAATGAACGTTTCCCCATGCACTTGTGTAGTAATTTTATTTCTCCTCATGAATTACATACTTAACTTCTTTGTCTATTTAGTTATTAATATCTtggttgtttttatatatttaaacaagCTTTTATACGTTTGAGGGGTTTTCTGCTTGTTGTTTGgtgtcaatatttttctttcaaaaatcctgttcagtttttgtatttttgaaagtTAGTTTTCCTTTGCATTCTTCTATTGCTTTACAGCTTTGAGAATGCTGACATTTAGCCATAATTCGGTTTTATCCTATTTGATATAGTGTTTCTATGactgttctttaaaatatttagaattttaatcCACATGGAGTTTATTTTGATGTATAATGTGGAACTTACAATTTTTTCTCCAAGTTTTCATGCATTTATCCGAGCATTCCTCACTAAGTAATCCCGCCTTACAGCCGTGTTTGGGAATATTACTTTATTGTGTGTCCCATCAGGATTTTAGACACACGCATATGTTTGTTCAGTCTCATTCCTTTCGGTTGATCTCAGCTTCTATTTTTGGCTCTGGTTTCAGCCGCAGCCCAGCAGGAGAAAGGAACGTTTCGCCCCCTGCAGGCTGACATTACCCCGCAGGACCTGAGCAGCCTGGGTCAGGGCCGCAGGGACGCTCGCCCACTGGTATCTGCCCTCCGAGCCCGCAGGCCGGGGGGATGTGTCGCTCTGTCTCTGCAGGGAGATTTGGGGCCCCTTTGACCGGCTTCCTTGTGTTCAGGTCTCTTGGGGTCTCTAGTATCCCTTAGAGCTGGGCCTGTATCCAGCTGTCGGGTGGGGACTGTCCCCTTCGGGCTCTCCCTTTagcgtcctttttttttttcccaattccgTGACCCCAGGGCCCGTGGCCCGCGGCTCTGGTCGTCTGCGCCGAATTCCGCGGCACCCAGGCGCTGCGCCCGGATGGCTTCTGGGCGCTGACTTTCCAGCTCACTCAGAAGCTGCTCGCTGGGCCCGCGTATCTCCCCTCACTTCCCCGGCCGCCCCCATCCTTCTCGGCACATCACTGACTGTACCTACTCTTCACAAGGAGCTCACTGTTGAAGTGTTGTTGAAGCAGACGCAGttcaaacatgaaaaataaaatatttatttattcagcagatGTACACATACCTACTGTGCGCCAGATACTATTGTCAGATGAGTCCCAGACTGAGCCAACCCGGGGCTTCTAGAACCAACCAAGTTGGGCTGCCAAAGTCGAAATCAGGTCTTGGAGCATCTCAGGGAATGAGTAGAGAGCCGGGAGGGGGATCGTCCTGGAATCGTCAGTGATGGGGAATGGGCTGGGCCGTGCGCCCCTCTCCTCCCAGTCTCCCCTTCAATCCGCGAGCCGCCGGGCCGGGGAGGAGGATGTCCAGGAACCGCACAGTCTCGGGCGTGGCGCCGCTCCGCCCGAGGCCGAGGCCTGCCGGGAGCCGGAGCCCGCCAGCTGCCTCCACGCCGCGCCGCCCGGTGCGCCCCTCGGGCCGGAAGGCGGTGCACTCCCGGGTCCGGCCAGGCCTCCGGGCGCGCCCAGGAGGGGGAGCTCGCGGGCAGGACATTCCGCGGCTCGCCGCAGCAGCGACGGCCGCCTACGCCCGGGCCCCGCGGGGCTCTACTCAGTGGACCTCACCCGGAGCGCCCTGGAGGGCTGCGCTACGCGCTCAGGCCCGCGCTGCTTACTCTTTTAGACACGCGCCGACATCTACGTCCGGAAAACCCGCTGATAACTGGAGAGTAAAACTTAAATACAGGTGAGCCAACCAGCGGCTGCAGCATTTCCGTGAAAAAACCCCGAAAAGCAGAGGCGCCCTCCAATGCCTGGGCCCTGGGACCGGGGAGAGGCGGCAGGACCCACTCTCTTGGAAAGGACACTTGGACGACAGCCTTGCTGCAGGGATAGGGGACCCCTGGGATAGAAGACCCCCTTTAACATGCTCCTGGACCTGCAGGGGAGTTTACTGTCTGCCTGGAGAACATACATAACATCAACAAAAACAAAGTCTGTGAATTCAGTATTTCTTTTAAGTTAGTTGGTATTTATTCATCACAAACCTATCAAGAGACGAAAAACAGCGCTCACGTTGTATGTACACATTGTAtgtaaaacatatttattgagaccCAGCAGCAGTTCTTAATCTGGGGGTACAGGGCCAAGTAAGATTGTCTAGGATTTAGGGAGTCCATGACAGCCCTGAAATTGTTTCCAATTTGGCGGGTGATGTGCCTTTTTCTAGTAAGAAATTTTGTATCTTTTATGATGACCAATGTTCATAACCTTAGTTTGGTTAAGAAAAGCTTGTCTAAAGTTGACATTCAGTGCGTTTCTAGTTTCAGAACCCTTGGCACTAACACAGAGGTCTCCCTGAGGGCCCGAGGCCCATGAATCTGGACCCCAGTGGAAGAGTTTGGTTCTCCAGTGAGGGTCATTAGAGCTTGGACTTGACTTTCTCTCCTTACAGaagctcctccccacctccaccgccccccccaaaaaaaaccctccaggggCACTGTTGGTTTCGTTTTAAAGCCAACTTGGGTTCAAGTAGATTTACTTCTGCATTTCTCTGCGCTTAAATAGAAATAActctctggtgggttttttccccgGGTTAGTCATGCAAACGCTCTATGCCTCACTTACTACTGGGTTTCAGCCTCTGGGGCAGCCCTCGGCGCAGGCGTGGCCCAGGACCCCTCTTCCGCTCGCTGGAGTCTCTGGGGGAACTTGGGTACTGACTTCACTGGGCTGGGATTTTCCTCAGCCAATGTGCCCAGGGAGTTAAAACGTGttccttttaaggaaaaaagaatacaagaattttcttttttaattgtgaaggaaaaaaaagattacaaaacCACCACAATCCCATTAATAGGCCTAAcacaataatttgttttaaacatcAGCTCTCCTGTGTGCATGCATTTTGCATTGCTGTGATTATAGTAGCACAATAATTGTATATTGAGAGCTGTTCTATTTCACAATCTACTACTTTTCCTTAATATACCATAAACATTTTACTATCTTCGTAATTAGTGTTTTTAATGGCTATATACTTTTCCACCCCACAAGCATATTTCATCATCTCCCTTTGTTGTACATTTTCATGGGTTTCAGGTtattgagggtgtgtgtgtgtgtgtgtgtgtgtgtgtgtggttatgcTATGAACTTGTGTTCAGAGAGTTCATGCTGAGGTCTTTTTTCTCCAGCCAATTTCTCCAGCCAATTTCTGGTGTCATGATGAACCCTTAAGCTCCAAAGAAGctggccttccttccttccttccttcatccagcaaatatttaataaatgtctactacatgccaggcactggtccAAGCACTGAGGATAGAGAAGCGAACAAAACAAAGTCTGTGCTACTATGGAGCTCAAATTCTAGTTAAGGGAGACATACAATAaacatatatgttaaatattaagtattatatattatattgtcaGATAATCATAAGTGCAACAGAGAGAAATGAAGCCAGGTGAGGGAGATCAGGTGTACTCCTTTTTTATAGAGTAGTCAGGGCAGATTTTTTTTGATaaggtaacatttgagcagagatatGAAGGAGGTGAAAGAGCAGTCCTTTTGCAAATCTGGGGAAAGGGTTTTCTAGGCAGAAGAAacacaagtgcaaaggccctgaggcagaggcGTGTGCTTGGCATGTTGGAGGAGGCCAGTGTGATAGAAGTGGAGTGAGTGGGAAAGATGAAAGTGAGCAGCAAGGTGGATTGTACCACACCCTATGATAGTGGAGCCAttagagggttttgagcagaggaatgagATGCTCTGATTTACCTCTTAAAAGAATCAATTTTGTTGTTGTGCAGAACAGACTGTCAGAGTTCAGAGGTTGTTAATAATCTAGGCAAGAGATGATACAGTGCTTTGGACTAGGGTGCATTGGTAAAGGTGGTACAGTTAGCCTGGGCATGGATCCAGTAGGATTT from Eubalaena glacialis isolate mEubGla1 chromosome 10, mEubGla1.1.hap2.+ XY, whole genome shotgun sequence harbors:
- the LOC133099380 gene encoding small ribosomal subunit protein eS1-like, which encodes MAVGKNKRLTKGGKKGAKKKVVDPFSKKDWYDVKAPAMFNIRNIGKTLVTRTQGTKIASDGLKGRVFEVSLADLQNDEVAFRKFKLITEDVQGKNCLTNFHGMDLTRDKMCSMVKKWQTMIEAHVDVKTTDGYLLRLFCVGFTKKRNNQIRKTSYAQHQQVRQIRKKMMEIMTREVQTNDLKEVVNKLIPDSIGKDIEKACQSIYPLHDVFVRKVKMLKKPRFELGKLMELHGEGSSSGKATGDETGAKVERADGYEPPVQESV